Genomic DNA from Caldicellulosiruptor hydrothermalis 108:
AAAAGGAAACTTATAGAAAAAATCAAAACGGTTGCAGCAAATGAAGACGAGAAGAAACTTTTAATGGACTTTGTTAACTATGTCGTAGAACTTATAAAAACGTCAGAGTACGAATTAGAGTACAGGGTTGGAACATTGGTGCAATCGGATGAGGAACTAGTTGGTGGCTGGGCTAAAGTATTCAGAAAAGACTGGGCAGTTCCAATAGAAATTAGCGTCTCGCTACAAGAATATATAAGAAAGAAAAAAGATGGGCAACCAACACGAAGTTGGAGAGAAATGCCAGCCACCATGATAAGAAAGGTTGCACTGGTACAGGCGCTCAGAGAAGCATTCCCAGAGCAGTTTCAGGGAATGTATGCCCCGGAGGAAATGCCAGTGGACAGTGCACAACTGCCAACTGAACCTGTTAGTACCATAGAAAACTACTACCAAGAGCCTACTATTGGAACAATTAGTACGAGCTATACTGAACAAGCAAATAGACAAGAAGAAAAAGTTGTCCCACTGCCTGCAAAAGAATCAAAAGTCGAAGAAACACAACAATCTGCTCAGTCTACTGTTATTGAACTCCACAATGTTGGAGTCATTGGTGACCCAGTTATCATGCAAAGCAAAAAGGGAACAGA
This window encodes:
- the bet gene encoding phage recombination protein Bet gives rise to the protein MSDVKELAKIEGGTVEYDTESGKVRLSPEIVKRYLVSGDPSKVTDAEVLMFLKLCQYQKLNPFLREAYLIKYGDEPATIVVGKETFTKRASKCELCAGWQAGVIVRKYNRVNEIKRKLIEKIKTVAANEDEKKLLMDFVNYVVELIKTSEYELEYRVGTLVQSDEELVGGWAKVFRKDWAVPIEISVSLQEYIRKKKDGQPTRSWREMPATMIRKVALVQALREAFPEQFQGMYAPEEMPVDSAQLPTEPVSTIENYYQEPTIGTISTSYTEQANRQEEKVVPLPAKESKVEETQQSAQSTVIELHNVGVIGDPVIMQSKKGTDYMKVKVIADEGEFEVIINQKEIMEQVEKGFIFSRVTIKKLSSGLLFVTSVEE